Proteins encoded in a region of the Vicia villosa cultivar HV-30 ecotype Madison, WI linkage group LG5, Vvil1.0, whole genome shotgun sequence genome:
- the LOC131601305 gene encoding BAHD acyltransferase DCR has protein sequence MPSSSTTTVSKCIIYPSQKSSIKPLKLSVSDLPMLSCHYIQKGILLSAPPYSSENLIHTLKNSLSITLSHFPPLAGRLTTDSDGYIYITSNDAGVEFVHAKAKHLTINTIISPSLIDVHPCFQEFFAYDLPVSYSGHNIPLAAVQVTELADGVFIGCTVNHSVTDGTSFWHFFNTFAAVTKNTTAAVKISKSPDFTRDTVFNSPAVLPIPAGGPAVTFDVNEPIRERIFHFSRESILKLKHKVNSNSNSNGLTDPTELIGKQANDGWKNVYSNGHVNGNATVNGNGKTNYRNEISSFQSLSAQLWRSVTRARNLDLSKTSTFRMAVNCRHRLNPKMDAFYFGNAIQSIPTVASVKDIISNDLKFCAELLHKNVVVYDDATVRSGIEDWESNPRLFPLGNFDGAMITMGSSPRFPMYDNDFGWGKPLAIRSGKTNKFDGKISAFPGRDGNGSVDLEVVLAPKTMDGLENDMEFMQYVTEVEVVV, from the coding sequence atgccTTCATCTTCCACAACCACAGTTTCAAAATGCATTATCTACCCAAGccaaaaatcatcaataaaaccctTAAAACTTTCTGTTTCTGATCTTCCCATGCTCTCATGCCACTACATCCAAAAGGGTATTCTACTTTCCGCACCTCCTTATTCCTCTGAAAACCTAATCCACACCCTCAAAAACTCCCTCTCCATCACTCTCTCCCACTTCCCTCCCCTCGCCGGCAGACTCACCACCGACTCCGACGGTTACATTTACATAACCTCCAACGACGCCGGCGTCGAGTTCGTTCACGCAAAAGCCAAACACCTTACGATAAACACCATTATCTCACCTTCTCTCATAGACGTTCATCCTTGTTTCCAAGAGTTTTTCGCTTACGATTTACCGGTTTCTTACTCCGGACACAATATCCCCCTCGCCGCCGTCCAAGTCACCGAACTCGCCGACGGTGTTTTCATCGGTTGCACTGTTAACCATTCCGTAACCGACGGAACTTCCTTCTGGCACTTCTTCAACACGTTCGCCGCCGTCACGAAAAACACCACCGCCGCTGTTAAGATCTCCAAATCCCCCGATTTCACCCGCGACACAGTTTTCAACTCCCCCGCCGTCCTCCCTATCCCCGCCGGTGGCCCCGCCGTCACGTTTGACGTCAACGAGCCCATCCGTGAACGCATCTTCCATTTCTCTCGTGAATCCATTCtcaaactcaaacacaaagtaaACAGTAACAGTAACAGTAACGGTTTAACAGATCCAACTGAATTGATAGGGAAACAAGCAAACGACGGTTGGAAAAACGTTTACTCTAACGGTCACGTTAACGGAAACGCAACCGTTAACGGAAACGGAAAAACAAACTACAGAAACGAGATCTCGTCGTTTCAATCGTTAAGTGCGCAACTATGGAGATCAGTGACACGTGCGCGAAATTTAGATTTATCGAAAACGTCGACGTTTCGTATGGCTGTGAATTGTCGACACAGACTAAACCCAAAAATGGACGCGTTTTATTTCGGAAACGCGATTCAGAGCATCCCAACCGTTGCTTCGGTGAAAGATATAATATCCAACGATCTAAAATTCTGCGCGGAGCTTCTACACAAAAACGTCGTCGTTTACGATGACGCTACGGTGCGGAGCGGAATAGAGGATTGGGAGAGTAATCCTAGGTTGTTTCCGTTGGGGAATTTCGATGGAGCTATGATAACTATGGGAAGTTCACCTCGTTTTCCTATGTATGATAATGATTTTGGTTGGGGGAAGCCTTTGGCAATTCGGAGTGGAAAGACGAATAAATTTGATGGGAAAATTTCAGCTTTTCCTGGGAGAGATGGAAATGGAAGTGTTGATCTTGAGGTTGTTTTGGCTCCTAAGACTATGGATGGACTTGAAAACGACATGGAGTTTATGCAGTATGTTACAGAAGTAGAAGTAGTagtgtga